In the genome of Cupriavidus taiwanensis, one region contains:
- the fdhF gene encoding formate dehydrogenase subunit alpha, which translates to MNALTRAERALVESAEAAVTFTLNGREVSAQPGESLLKVAQREGFDVPHLCYKDGLEPAGNCRACMVEIQGERVLAPSCCRYPAAGMQVQTESERARRAQRTVLELLQSDMPEAEYTRHNELDQWAARLEVGKPRFAPRERVAADLSHPAIAVNLDACIQCTRCLRACRDEQVNDVIGLALRGDDARIVFDMDDPMGASTCVACGECVQACPTGALMPARDAALAVPDKQVESVCPYCGVGCQLTYNVKDNRILFVEGRDGPANHQRLCVKGRYGFDYVQHPQRLTVPLVRREGVPKQGDFVMDPDHVMDVFREASWEEALSLAGGKLAQIRDTHGKRALAGFGSAKGSNEEAYLFQKLVRTGFGSNNVDHCTRLCHASSVAALLEGIGSGAVSNPVMDVDKAEVVIVIGANPTVNHPVAASWIKNAVKNGTKLIVADPRRSDLARFAWRFLQFKPDADVALLNAMMHVIVNEGLVDQDFIDSRTIGFDELQRNVAAYSPELMAPICGIDAETIREVARVYATAKSSMILWGMGVSQHVHGTDNARCLIALALMTGQIGRPGTGLHPLRGQNNVQGASDAGLIPMMYPDYRRVDDPLAIASFEALWGMPLDRQPGLTVVEVMQAIERGEVRGMYIMGENPAMSDPDAEHAREALASLDHLVVQDIFLTETAYLADVVLPASAFPEKTGTFTNTDRTVQLGRQALNPPGQARQDLWIIQQMAAQLGLDWRYDSVEDVFNEMRQAMPSIGGVTWERLEREHAVTYPCKEEGDPGEPVIFVDSFPTATGRGRFVPADIIPAAERPDADYPMVLITGRQLEHWHTGSMTRRAGVLDAIEPDPVALVHPLDLDALGGTPGGVVTLSSRRGEVTLYARADAGTPRGAVFVPFCYYEAAINKLTNAALDPFGKIPEFKYCAIRMTAGGAVPVQSSYGGGQILEPASA; encoded by the coding sequence GCTTCGACGTGCCGCACCTGTGCTACAAGGACGGCCTCGAGCCCGCCGGCAACTGCCGCGCCTGCATGGTCGAGATCCAGGGCGAGCGCGTGCTGGCCCCGTCCTGCTGCCGCTACCCCGCCGCAGGCATGCAGGTGCAGACCGAATCGGAGCGCGCCCGCCGCGCCCAGCGCACCGTGCTGGAACTGCTGCAGTCGGACATGCCGGAAGCGGAATACACGCGCCACAACGAGCTTGACCAATGGGCCGCCCGGCTGGAAGTCGGCAAGCCGCGCTTCGCCCCGCGCGAACGCGTGGCGGCGGACCTGTCGCATCCGGCCATCGCGGTCAACCTGGATGCCTGCATCCAGTGCACCCGCTGCCTGCGCGCGTGCCGCGACGAACAGGTCAACGACGTGATCGGCCTGGCGCTGCGCGGCGACGATGCCCGCATCGTGTTCGACATGGACGACCCGATGGGCGCGTCCACCTGCGTCGCCTGCGGCGAATGCGTGCAGGCCTGCCCGACCGGCGCGCTGATGCCCGCGCGCGATGCCGCGCTGGCGGTGCCCGACAAGCAGGTGGAATCGGTGTGCCCGTACTGTGGCGTCGGCTGCCAGCTGACCTACAACGTCAAGGACAACCGCATCCTGTTCGTGGAAGGGCGCGATGGCCCGGCCAACCACCAGCGCCTGTGCGTGAAGGGCCGCTACGGCTTCGACTACGTCCAGCATCCTCAGCGCCTGACGGTGCCGCTGGTGCGCCGCGAAGGCGTGCCGAAGCAGGGCGATTTCGTCATGGATCCCGACCACGTCATGGACGTGTTCCGCGAAGCCAGCTGGGAAGAAGCGCTGTCGCTGGCCGGCGGCAAGCTCGCGCAGATCCGCGATACCCATGGCAAGCGCGCGCTGGCCGGGTTTGGCTCGGCCAAGGGCAGCAATGAAGAGGCCTACCTGTTCCAGAAGCTGGTGCGCACCGGCTTCGGCAGCAACAACGTCGACCACTGCACGCGGTTGTGCCACGCCTCGTCGGTGGCGGCGCTGCTGGAAGGGATCGGCTCGGGCGCGGTGTCCAATCCGGTGATGGATGTCGACAAGGCCGAGGTGGTGATCGTGATCGGCGCCAACCCGACCGTGAACCATCCGGTCGCCGCCAGCTGGATCAAGAACGCCGTGAAGAACGGCACCAAGCTGATCGTGGCCGATCCGCGCCGCTCGGACCTGGCGCGTTTCGCCTGGCGCTTCCTGCAGTTCAAGCCCGATGCCGACGTGGCGCTGCTCAACGCGATGATGCATGTCATCGTCAACGAGGGGCTGGTCGACCAGGACTTCATCGACAGCCGCACCATCGGCTTCGACGAGCTGCAGCGCAACGTCGCCGCGTACAGCCCCGAGCTGATGGCGCCGATCTGCGGCATCGACGCCGAAACCATCCGCGAGGTCGCGCGCGTCTATGCCACCGCGAAGAGTTCGATGATCCTGTGGGGCATGGGTGTGTCGCAGCACGTGCATGGCACCGACAACGCGCGCTGCCTGATCGCGCTGGCGCTGATGACCGGCCAGATCGGCCGCCCCGGCACCGGCCTGCATCCGCTGCGCGGCCAGAACAACGTGCAGGGCGCTTCCGACGCGGGGCTGATCCCGATGATGTATCCGGACTACCGGCGCGTCGACGACCCGCTGGCGATCGCCAGCTTCGAAGCGCTGTGGGGCATGCCGCTGGACCGCCAGCCAGGCCTGACCGTGGTCGAGGTGATGCAGGCGATCGAACGCGGCGAAGTGCGCGGCATGTACATCATGGGCGAGAACCCGGCGATGTCCGACCCTGACGCCGAGCATGCGCGCGAGGCGCTGGCATCGCTGGACCACCTGGTGGTGCAGGACATCTTCCTGACCGAGACCGCGTACCTGGCTGACGTGGTGCTGCCGGCCTCGGCCTTCCCCGAAAAGACCGGCACCTTCACCAACACCGACCGCACCGTGCAGCTCGGCCGGCAGGCGCTGAATCCGCCGGGGCAGGCGCGCCAGGACCTGTGGATCATCCAGCAGATGGCGGCGCAGCTCGGGCTGGACTGGCGCTACGACAGCGTCGAGGACGTGTTCAACGAGATGCGGCAGGCGATGCCGAGCATCGGCGGCGTGACCTGGGAGCGGCTGGAGCGCGAACACGCGGTGACGTATCCGTGCAAGGAAGAGGGCGATCCGGGCGAGCCGGTGATCTTCGTCGACAGCTTCCCGACCGCCACGGGGCGGGGGCGCTTCGTACCGGCCGATATCATCCCGGCGGCCGAGCGGCCCGACGCCGACTATCCGATGGTGCTGATCACCGGGCGCCAGCTCGAGCACTGGCATACCGGCAGCATGACGCGCCGCGCCGGCGTGCTGGACGCGATCGAGCCCGATCCGGTGGCGCTGGTGCATCCGCTCGACCTGGATGCGCTCGGCGGCACGCCGGGCGGCGTGGTCACGCTGTCATCGCGGCGCGGCGAAGTCACGCTCTATGCGCGCGCCGATGCCGGCACGCCGCGCGGCGCCGTGTTCGTGCCGTTCTGCTACTACGAGGCGGCGATCAACAAGCTGACCAACGCGGCGCTGGACCCGTTCGGCAAGATTCCCGAGTTCAAGTATTGCGCAATCAGGATGACGGCGGGTGGAGCGGTGCCGGTGCAGTCGAGCTATGGCGGCGGGCAGATCCTGGAGCCCGCTTCGGCCTAG